From Rhodococcus sp. B7740, one genomic window encodes:
- the ctaE gene encoding aa3-type cytochrome oxidase subunit III: MTSAVGTQGSAITQRVHSLNRPNMVSVGTIVWLSSELMFFAGLFAMYFVARAQANGIWPPEPTELNLALAVPVTAVLIASSFTCQLGVFAAERGDVFGLRRWYIITLMMGTFFVAGQAYEYYHLVHEGTTISSSVYGSVFYITTGFHGLHVIGGLIAFVFLITRTLVSKFTPAQATAAIVVSYYWHFVDIVWIALFATIYFIR, encoded by the coding sequence GTGACGAGCGCTGTAGGGACTCAAGGATCGGCAATCACCCAACGCGTGCACTCGCTGAACCGTCCCAATATGGTCAGCGTCGGCACGATCGTGTGGCTGTCGAGTGAACTCATGTTCTTCGCCGGACTGTTTGCGATGTACTTCGTCGCACGCGCCCAGGCGAATGGAATCTGGCCGCCCGAGCCGACGGAGCTGAACCTCGCTCTCGCTGTGCCGGTGACCGCGGTGCTGATCGCATCGTCGTTCACCTGTCAGCTGGGTGTGTTCGCCGCCGAGCGAGGTGACGTCTTCGGACTCCGCCGCTGGTACATCATCACTCTGATGATGGGCACGTTCTTCGTGGCCGGCCAGGCGTACGAGTACTACCACCTGGTGCACGAGGGCACGACGATCTCGAGCAGCGTGTACGGCTCGGTCTTCTACATCACGACCGGCTTCCACGGACTGCACGTGATCGGCGGACTCATCGCCTTCGTCTTCCTGATCACCAGAACGTTGGTCAGCAAGTTCACGCCAGCACAGGCCACCGCCGCCATCGTCGTTTCGTACTACTGGCACTTCGTCGACATCGTCTGGATTGCCCTCTTCGCAACGATCTACTTCATCCGCTAG
- the trpD gene encoding anthranilate phosphoribosyltransferase, which yields MTAPTSDEQPRTWRRILGALTTYSDLSSADTGWVMDEIMSDNATAAQIAAFGVALKMKGPTPAELEGLAESMLSHALLVETDRDAVDVVGTGGDGADTVNISTMAAIVVAASGVRVVKHGNRAASSKSGTTDVLEALGVHVNLGAAGVASSVEQVGIGFCFAPIHHPALRFSGPARKEIGIPTAFNVLGPLTNPGRPRAGLIGCAFENLVPVVAGVFAQRGSSVLVVRGDDGLDEITLSTTTTVHVVSDGAVTVETIDPVDYGIARAPIEALRGGDAEFNAAVAHRVFAGEHGPVRDAVLLNAAAAMAAHHGVSDDLHARIEAGLVTAAKTVDSGAAAQLLADWGRCTTELAD from the coding sequence ATGACCGCACCGACCAGTGACGAGCAGCCGCGAACGTGGCGTCGAATTCTCGGAGCGTTGACCACGTACTCCGACCTGTCGAGCGCCGACACCGGTTGGGTGATGGACGAGATCATGTCCGACAACGCCACAGCCGCGCAGATCGCCGCCTTCGGGGTGGCGCTGAAGATGAAGGGCCCGACGCCTGCGGAACTGGAAGGTCTCGCCGAGTCGATGCTCTCGCACGCCCTTCTCGTCGAGACCGACCGTGACGCCGTCGACGTCGTCGGAACCGGCGGTGACGGAGCAGACACCGTGAACATCTCCACGATGGCCGCCATCGTCGTCGCCGCCAGTGGTGTACGAGTGGTCAAACACGGCAACCGCGCAGCGTCGTCCAAGAGCGGAACGACCGATGTGCTCGAAGCGCTGGGAGTGCACGTGAACCTGGGCGCTGCCGGAGTCGCGTCGAGCGTCGAGCAGGTCGGTATCGGGTTCTGCTTCGCCCCGATCCATCACCCCGCGCTGCGTTTCTCCGGTCCCGCTCGCAAGGAGATCGGGATCCCGACGGCGTTCAATGTGCTGGGCCCGCTGACCAACCCCGGCCGCCCCCGCGCCGGACTGATCGGCTGCGCCTTCGAGAATCTTGTCCCCGTCGTCGCGGGCGTATTCGCCCAACGCGGCAGTTCGGTGCTCGTCGTGCGCGGTGACGACGGCCTCGACGAGATCACCCTGTCCACCACGACCACCGTGCACGTGGTGTCCGACGGGGCCGTCACGGTCGAGACCATCGACCCGGTCGACTACGGAATCGCCCGAGCGCCCATCGAAGCACTCAGAGGCGGAGACGCAGAATTCAACGCGGCCGTGGCGCACCGAGTGTTCGCCGGTGAACACGGCCCCGTCCGCGACGCAGTACTGCTCAACGCTGCCGCAGCAATGGCAGCGCACCACGGCGTATCCGACGACCTCCACGCCCGGATCGAAGCCGGATTGGTCACTGCCGCAAAGACAGTCGATTCAGGCGCGGCAGCACAGCTACTCGCCGACTGGGGTCGATGCACCACCGAACTCGCCGACTGA
- a CDS encoding Lrp/AsnC family transcriptional regulator, which produces MINAIVLIDAEADLIPEAAQAVADVDGVSEVYSCAGDVDLIAIVKVRDHASIAEVITKHINRVRGVRSTTTHIAFQSYSSADVDAGFSIGE; this is translated from the coding sequence ATGATCAATGCCATCGTCTTGATCGACGCCGAGGCCGATCTGATTCCGGAGGCGGCGCAGGCCGTGGCCGATGTCGACGGGGTGTCGGAGGTCTATTCGTGTGCTGGGGATGTCGATTTGATCGCCATCGTCAAGGTTCGCGATCATGCTTCGATCGCAGAGGTCATCACCAAGCACATCAATCGAGTGAGGGGTGTGCGCAGCACCACCACTCACATTGCGTTCCAGTCCTATTCGAGTGCCGATGTCGATGCGGGGTTCTCGATAGGCGAATAG
- a CDS encoding DEDD exonuclease domain-containing protein, producing MSLPIQLTFDELDTPLHETTFVVVDLETTGGSADTEAITEIGAVKVRGGEILGEFATLIDPGRSIPPYIVELTGITSAMLIGAPRIERVLPGFLEFARGSVLVAHNAGFDTGFLRAAASRLDIAWPRFQVLCTVKLARRVLTRDEAPSVKLSALSTLFRSGTRPTHRALDDARATVDVLHGLIERVGNQGVHSYAELVDYLPAVSAGQRAKRGLAAHLPGTPGVYLFRGPSDEVLYVGTSNNLKRRVRNYFTGSETRGRMKEMVALATRVDHVECAHALEAGVRELRLLSAHVPPYNRRSKFPRKGWWITLTDEAFPRLSIVRTPTPNSLGPFSVRGDAAEAAALVAEFCRLRTCTRRLARSVRHGDQCPATDVGGCPAALCGPLTADEYSDAPRQFLALVCGQDDAVLYSMRRRVAELADKELFETAARLRDRIAITVDALRRMHRSAAVAAIAELVAAKRTADGGWELIVVRFGRLAGAAVAPRGVHPMPVVDAITASAETVLPDTTPLRGAPPEEVGLIAAWLRTDGVRIVRTSSGYCSPARSAGSWESWCRTAREAARAGVEPAERPFKAGVEPAERLSGYGSH from the coding sequence GTGAGCCTGCCCATCCAGCTGACGTTCGACGAACTCGACACCCCGCTGCACGAGACCACGTTCGTCGTCGTCGACCTCGAGACCACCGGCGGGAGCGCGGACACCGAGGCCATCACCGAAATCGGGGCGGTCAAGGTACGAGGCGGCGAAATTCTCGGCGAATTCGCCACCCTGATCGACCCGGGCAGATCCATCCCGCCGTACATCGTGGAACTGACCGGCATCACATCGGCGATGCTCATCGGCGCGCCGCGCATCGAACGGGTTCTTCCCGGTTTCCTCGAGTTCGCACGCGGTTCGGTGCTGGTGGCGCACAACGCCGGCTTCGACACGGGATTCCTCAGAGCCGCCGCCAGTCGTCTCGACATCGCATGGCCGCGGTTCCAGGTGCTGTGCACGGTCAAGCTGGCTCGACGAGTTCTGACGCGCGACGAGGCACCTTCGGTGAAGCTGTCGGCGCTCTCCACACTGTTCCGATCCGGTACCAGGCCCACCCACCGCGCGCTCGACGACGCCCGAGCGACCGTCGACGTTCTGCACGGACTCATCGAACGGGTGGGCAATCAGGGGGTTCACAGCTACGCCGAGTTGGTCGACTACCTACCCGCGGTGTCGGCCGGCCAGCGCGCCAAACGCGGGCTGGCTGCTCACCTTCCCGGTACGCCCGGCGTCTATCTGTTCCGCGGCCCGTCCGACGAGGTGCTGTACGTCGGTACGTCCAACAACCTCAAGCGGCGTGTGCGCAACTACTTCACCGGTTCGGAGACGAGAGGCCGGATGAAGGAGATGGTCGCACTGGCGACTCGCGTCGACCACGTCGAGTGTGCGCACGCGCTCGAAGCCGGGGTCCGCGAGTTACGTCTGCTCTCGGCGCACGTCCCGCCGTACAACCGCCGCTCGAAGTTCCCCAGGAAGGGGTGGTGGATCACCCTGACCGACGAGGCGTTCCCCCGCCTGTCGATCGTCCGCACACCGACACCGAACAGTCTCGGACCGTTCTCGGTTCGCGGCGACGCCGCAGAGGCCGCTGCGCTCGTCGCCGAGTTCTGCCGCCTGCGAACCTGCACTCGCCGACTCGCGCGCTCGGTTCGACACGGCGACCAGTGCCCGGCAACAGACGTCGGAGGCTGCCCTGCGGCACTGTGCGGCCCGTTGACGGCCGACGAGTACTCGGACGCCCCGAGGCAGTTTCTCGCGCTCGTGTGCGGTCAGGACGATGCCGTGCTGTACTCCATGCGCCGCCGCGTCGCCGAGCTCGCGGACAAGGAGCTGTTCGAGACGGCCGCTCGTCTGCGTGATCGAATCGCGATCACCGTCGATGCACTACGCAGGATGCACCGATCGGCGGCGGTGGCCGCCATTGCCGAACTCGTTGCGGCGAAACGAACGGCCGACGGCGGGTGGGAGTTGATCGTGGTGCGCTTCGGCCGTCTGGCCGGCGCTGCCGTCGCACCGCGCGGAGTGCATCCGATGCCTGTCGTCGATGCCATCACCGCGTCGGCCGAAACGGTGCTGCCCGATACGACGCCGCTTCGCGGTGCGCCGCCGGAAGAAGTGGGACTGATCGCGGCGTGGTTGCGCACGGACGGAGTCCGGATCGTGCGCACGAGCAGCGGGTACTGCAGCCCGGCACGGTCGGCGGGTTCGTGGGAGTCGTGGTGTCGGACGGCGAGAGAAGCAGCGAGGGCAGGAGTGGAGCCTGCGGAACGACCGTTCAAGGCAGGAGTGGAGCCTGCGGAACGGCTTTCGGGATATGGCAGCCATTAG
- a CDS encoding C40 family peptidase: protein MASQLSNRSLRRVLVAGALTAGVVILPAAPAMAAPLTIPGVGTFEIPDIPGLPPLNIPGVPAPGAPLAPQVTPAAKAVQAAESKIGAPYVYGASGPDSFDCSGLVQWAYKQAGISLPRTSYDQAAAGTPVSRDSLVPGDVVSFYGGSHSGIYVGNGNVVHASTSGVPVKVAPLASMPFDGARRY, encoded by the coding sequence GTGGCGTCACAACTTTCCAACCGATCATTGCGGCGAGTCCTCGTAGCCGGAGCGCTCACTGCAGGCGTGGTCATCCTTCCCGCTGCACCCGCAATGGCGGCCCCCCTCACCATTCCCGGCGTCGGAACCTTCGAGATTCCTGACATCCCGGGCCTCCCTCCCCTCAACATCCCGGGTGTGCCTGCACCGGGTGCGCCGTTGGCACCCCAGGTCACCCCGGCAGCAAAGGCCGTTCAGGCCGCAGAGTCCAAGATCGGAGCACCGTACGTGTACGGCGCTTCGGGTCCGGATTCGTTCGACTGCTCGGGCCTCGTCCAGTGGGCGTACAAGCAGGCCGGCATCAGCCTGCCCCGTACCAGCTACGACCAGGCGGCCGCGGGCACTCCGGTCTCGCGCGACAGCCTGGTTCCCGGCGACGTCGTGTCGTTCTACGGCGGCTCGCACTCGGGCATCTACGTCGGCAACGGCAATGTCGTGCATGCATCCACCTCCGGCGTTCCGGTCAAGGTTGCTCCGCTTGCCTCGATGCCGTTCGACGGTGCTCGCCGTTACTGA
- a CDS encoding NlpC/P60 family protein, whose translation MVVVPMTTATAQPGFDSASDAQTELAELSRQSEQTNEALHNAQIDLDAKNQQQLDAQVAVDRSRAALDAAQAQLAQLKPAMDKVANVNYQGARTNRLFAVMVSDSPQQLLDQMSALDVISADTADQVARFKQASSDAVTAEQAATTAADQARVAAEQAKAVSDDLQAKQSELQGQIAEVMAAYSALSSSEQLALAGSALPEGFDPTTILQNLTPGSGASALQAGLTQIGKPYVWGGTGPDGFDCSGLVVWAYKQVGKTLPRSSQAQAAGGTPVDQKDLQPGDVVLFYPDISHVGIYAGNGNVLHASTFGVPVKVQSMASFPYYGARRY comes from the coding sequence ATGGTCGTGGTCCCGATGACGACGGCGACCGCGCAACCGGGATTCGACTCGGCGTCCGATGCGCAGACCGAACTCGCCGAGCTCTCTCGCCAGTCCGAGCAAACCAACGAAGCTCTGCACAACGCGCAGATCGATCTCGACGCCAAGAACCAGCAGCAACTCGACGCACAGGTCGCCGTCGACCGGAGTCGTGCCGCTCTGGACGCAGCGCAGGCGCAGTTGGCGCAGCTCAAACCGGCCATGGACAAGGTCGCCAACGTCAATTACCAGGGTGCGCGGACCAATCGACTGTTCGCCGTGATGGTCAGCGATTCGCCGCAACAGTTGCTCGACCAGATGTCTGCACTGGACGTGATCTCTGCCGATACCGCCGACCAGGTCGCTCGATTCAAGCAGGCGAGCTCGGATGCCGTGACGGCCGAGCAGGCCGCAACGACGGCCGCAGACCAGGCACGTGTCGCGGCCGAACAGGCCAAGGCCGTCAGCGACGACCTTCAGGCCAAGCAGAGTGAGCTGCAGGGTCAGATAGCCGAGGTCATGGCTGCCTACAGTGCACTCTCGTCCTCCGAGCAGTTGGCTCTGGCCGGATCGGCCCTGCCCGAAGGATTCGATCCCACCACCATTCTGCAGAATCTGACGCCGGGATCGGGTGCCAGTGCGTTGCAGGCCGGCCTGACGCAGATCGGCAAGCCGTATGTCTGGGGCGGCACCGGTCCGGACGGCTTCGACTGCTCGGGTTTGGTCGTGTGGGCCTACAAGCAGGTGGGCAAGACATTGCCGCGGTCGAGTCAGGCGCAGGCAGCGGGCGGAACGCCGGTGGATCAGAAGGATCTCCAGCCGGGCGACGTCGTCCTGTTCTACCCGGACATCTCTCACGTCGGGATCTATGCCGGGAACGGCAACGTGCTCCATGCCTCCACCTTCGGTGTTCCTGTGAAGGTTCAGTCGATGGCATCGTTCCCGTACTA